The Bradysia coprophila strain Holo2 chromosome X unlocalized genomic scaffold, BU_Bcop_v1 contig_12, whole genome shotgun sequence genome window below encodes:
- the LOC119067362 gene encoding lipase member H-like, producing MKVFLFSSLVLVAVGLCLAAESQQLTEENWQWIPTINGEMEYVDINAIDMGMEPAFNGMNDILFRLFTRRNSGQNDGQIIRIYNNNDLINSHFNFNHQTRFRIHGWSEGGNRTGGSFRNAFLNRGEYNVIIVDWGAGAGTPNYVLARSRVNEAGAVVARFIDWLNSAGVAFSSISVIGHSLGGHVCGAVGKRVTRGRLSSIVALDPAGPLFTIDRPEDRLHWTDADYVEVQFTDIGRLGFSQPIGHANFYPNWGTSQPGCGIDLAGSCGHALVNDFFEEALTPARIFGAIRCRGFADIQNRNCVISGPSRRMGGEPVNDGFSPAGSVYFLTTNPAAPFSQGPR from the exons ATGAAAGTGTTTTTATTCAGTAGCTTGGTGCTGGTAGCAGTAG GTCTGTGTTTGGCAGCTGAAAGCCAACAATTGACCGAAGAGAATTGGCAATGGATTCCAACCATCAACGGGGAAATGGAATACGTTGACATTAATGCTATCGATATGGGTATGGAGCCTGCTTTCAATGGAATGAATGACATCCTTTTCCGTTTGTTCACCAGAA GAAACAGTGGTCAGAACGACGGACAAATCATTCGAATTTACAACAATAACGATTTGATCAACAgccatttcaatttcaatcatCAAACAAGGTTTCGAATTCACGGATGGAGTGAAGGAGGCAACCGAACTGGTGGATCTTTCAGAAACGCTTTCTTGAATCGTGGTGAATACAATGTCATAATTGTGGACTGGGGTGCTGGCGCAGGAACACCGAATTACGTTTTGG CTCGCAGTCGAGTTAATGAAGCGGGTGCAGTAGTGGCACGGTTTATTGATTGGTTAAATTCAGCCGGAGTagcattttcatcaatttccg TCATCGGACACAGTCTAGGTGGTCAT GTATGCGGTGCAGTCGGTAAAAGAGTGACGCGTGGTCGACTCTCTTCGATTGTAGCTTTAGATCCGGCGGGTCCACTATTTACAATCGACAGACCCGAAGATCGTCTTCATTGGACGGATGCAGATTATGTAGAAGTTCAATTCACCGACATCGGTAGATTGGGCTTCTCTCAACCGATTGGCCACGCAAACTTTTATCCAAACTGGG GAACTAGTCAACCGGGTTGTGGAATTGATCTAGCCGGAAGTTGTGGACACGCTTTAGtcaatgatttcttcgaagaGGCGCTAACGCCGGCCAGAATTTTTGGTGCTATCAGATGTCGTGGATTTGCTGATATCCAGAACAGAAATTGTGTCATCAGCGGGCCAAGCAGAAGGATGGGCGGTGAGCCGGTCAATGATGGTTTCAGTCCCGCTGGAAGTGTGTACTTTTTAACCACCAATCCAGCAGCTCCATTTTCTCAAGGACCGAGATAA